One window of the Podospora pseudocomata strain CBS 415.72m chromosome 7, whole genome shotgun sequence genome contains the following:
- the UGA1 gene encoding 4-aminobutyrate transaminase (EggNog:ENOG503NWIR; COG:E), producing the protein MMASRALRGRSSLLRSVPSSATRAAVPLEARRRFSCSTRKMSSFYSSWEPEGPSVKTEIPGPKAKAEIAELNEVFDTRSLNMLTDYYKSAGNYIADPDGNILLDVYAQIASIPVGYNNPSLIKAAQSPQMIQGLINRPALGNFPPHDWADVLKAGILKVAPKGLNQVFTAMAGSDANETAYKAAFMYRRQQERGGAHVEFTEEEISSAMLNQSPGASQNLSILSFKTGFHGRLFGSLSTTRSKPIHKLDIPAFDWPQATFPKLKYPLDQHVKENEAAEKAALEEVEHLIKNYHVPPCAVVVEPIQSEGGDNHASPAFFRCLREITKRNNVLLIVDEVQTGVGATGKFWAHEHWDLPTPPDMVTFSKKAQTAGYYFGNPELRPNKPYRQFNTWMGDPARALLFKGIIEEIEKFGLVERTAKLVEALERVIKSLQ; encoded by the exons ATGATGGCATCCAGAGCTCTGAGGGGGCGCAGCTCTCTTCTGCGGTCTGTTCCGTCTTCCGCTACCAGAGCTGCTGTTCCTCTCGAGGCCCGTCGCCGGTTCTCTTGCTCTACCCGCAAGATGTCCTCTTTCTACTCATCATGGGAGCCTGAGGGTCCCTCGGTCAAGACTGAGATCCCCGGCCCCAAGGCCAAAGCCGAGATTGCCGAGCTCAACGAGGTGTTTGACACCCGCAGCTTGAACATGCTGACGGACTACTATAAGAGCGCGGGTAACTACATTGCCGACCCAGATGGAAACATCTTGCTGGATGT CTACGCTCAAATCGCCTCCATCCCCGTAGGctacaacaacccctccctcatcaaagCAGCCCAATCCCCCCAAATGATCCAAGGCCTCATCAACCGCCCCGCCCTAGGCAACTTCCCCCCTCACGACTGGGCCGACGTGCTCAAAGCAGGCATCCTGAAAGTAGCCCCCAAAGGCCTCAACCAAGTCTTCACCGCCATGGCAGGCTCCGACGCAAACGAGACCGCCTACAAGGCAGCGTTCATGTACCGCCGCCAGCAAGAGCGCGGCGGCGCCCACGTCGAGTTcacagaggaggagatcTCTTCCGCCATGCTGAACCAATCCCCCGGCGCCTCGCAgaacctctccatcttgtcCTTCAAGACCGGTTTCCACGGCAGATTGTTTGGGTCCCTCTCCACAACGAGATCAAAACCAATCCACAAGCTCGACATCCCCGCCTTTGACTGGCCGCAGGCGACGTTTCCCAAGTTGAAGTACCCGCTTGATCAGCACGTCAAGGAGAAtgaggcggcggagaaggccgcgctggaggaggtggaacaCCTGATCAAGAACTACCACGTCCCCCCTtgcgcggtggtggttgagccgATCCAGTCTGAAGGAGGGGATAACCACGCCTCGCCTGCGTTTTTCCGCTGTTTGAGGGAGATTACCAAGAGAAACAATGTTTTGCTGATTGTGGACGAAGTCCAGACTGGCGTGGGAGCAACGGGCAAGTTTTGGGCGCACGAACACTGGGATTTGCCGACGCCTCCGGATATGGTTACCTTTAGCAAGAAGGCGCAGACGGCGGGGTATTACTTTGGGAATCCGGAGCTGAGGCCGAACAAGCCGTATAGGCAGTTTAATACTTGGATGGGGGATCCGGCAAGGGCGTTGCTTTTCAAGGGGATCATTGAGGAGATTGAAAAGTTTGGGCTGGTGGAGCGGACGGCAAAG TTGGTTGAGGCgctggagagggtgattAAAAGTCTGCAGTAG
- the SET2 gene encoding histone methyltransferase set2 (COG:K; EggNog:ENOG503NU70; BUSCO:EOG09261B14) yields the protein MGEDARASGPVLEGRIEERPRVNGVRLRKEDSTDSASPNNSKMDSRGTSMSPDDTKSAGETAATPDHASAPKLSRKSSQKPVRSPPTLFDHLPDVTAQACSTFQVINDCLYGSRNMGSSDHDALDCDCTEEWRNDENHACGEDSDCINRATKIECVDGDCNCGPGCQNQRFQRKQYADVSVIKTDKKGFGLRANRNLQPNDFIFEYIGEVINEPTFRNRMIKYDREGIKHFYFMSLTKSEFVDATKKGNLGRFCNHSCNPNCYVDKWVVGEKLRMGIFAGRPIRAGEELVFNYNVDRYGADPQPCYCGEQNCVGFIGGKTQTERATKLSLATIEALGIEDSGDSWDTTVAKKPRRKKVTEDDEDYVNSFQPKSLDEDGVNKVMATLMQCKEKWIAVKLLTRLQATEDEQLRHRVVRMHGYQILKTTLNSYKDDTNVVLQVLDILYDLPRITKNKIADSNIEAAIQPLTTSTHEEVAFQANRLLEEWSKLSTAYRIPRKEKDAAAHATSNPFEERRNMDRDEPHKHANNSLVNLNIPTGPRNKVPQRNVGFFNGQRPPRKLPSNLPEGWHVTTDNTGRYYFYDVNGKVQWQRPTAPAVSTPKTSTKAQQGQKAVQDIIDSLTKEITPRHSATHTPQRSSTPTTEPKKEKWRSLPIEKQMKIYENTLFPHVKYVVEKFHGKLPKEDLKKFAREVNKKLVSSDYKNNRVEDPTHISSKQEKKVKKYVRDFFDRAVVKYKEQQKAKGNNKSTDSDKPSASLNDLGDISAPTPVQDDITPLSQPSSPSSPVGGRKRKRDDDDDDDVEGEEASQSPQDDNMSETPSVKRLKEEEDGDGNMIPSPPPPPPPPVDTPLSEEQRAMREQEEELRRENEEAQRMEEENIQNNNHKNGQHMDVDMEEAGGDDDKPLEHREQRGAQEVMSH from the exons ATGGGGGAAGACGCTCGCGCTTCAGGACCGGTGCTGGAAGGCAGGATTGAGGAAAGGCCGAGGGTCAATGGCGTTAGGTTACGAAAGGAGGATTCGACCGACTCGGCTTCCCCGAACAACTCCAAGATGGATTCGCGAGGCACCAGTATGTCGCCCGACGACACAAAGTCTGCAGGAGAGACTGCAGCGACTCCAGACCACGCCTCTGCCCCGAAGCTGTCTCGCAAGTCGTCTCAGAAACCCGTTCGAAGTCCACCTACCTTGTTCGACCACCTGCCAGATGTCACAGCCCAAGCATGCAGCACGTTTCAGGTCATCAACGACTGTCTTTATGGCTCGAGGAATATGGGCTCGTCGGATCACGACGCGCTGGATTGCGACTGTACCGAAGAATGGC GAAATGATGAAAACCACGCTTGTGGCGAGGATTCCGACTGCATCAACCGCGCGACCAAAATTGAGTGCGTAGATGGAGACTGCAACTGCGGGCCGGGCTGTCAAAACCAGCGGTTTCAGCGCAAGCAGTATGCCGATGTTTCGGTCATCAAGACCGATAAGAAGGGGTTCGGCCTGCGGGCGAACCGGAACCTGCAGCCAAACGACTTCATTTTCGAGTATATTGGCGAGGTCATCAATGAGCCGACGTTCCGGAACCGGATGATCAAGTACGACCGCGAGGGCATCAAGCACTTTTACTTCATGTCGCTCACCAAGAGCGAGTTTGTCGATGCCACTAAGAAGGGCAACTTGGGCCGGTTCTGCAACCATTCGTGCAATCCTAACTGTTATGTCGACaagtgggtggtgggcgagAAGCTGCGCATGGGCATTTTTGCCGGCCGCCCCATCCGCGCCGGTGAGGAGCTCGTGTTCAACTACAATGTCGACCGCTACGGCGCCGACCCCCAGCCATGTTACTGCGGTGAGCAAAACTGCGTCGGCTTCATCGGCGGCAAGACGCAGACAGAGCGTGCGACCAAACTGTCTCTTGCCACGATTGAGGCCCTCGGTATCGAGGACAGTGGCGACAGCTGGGACACCACCGTTGCCAAGAAGCCTCGCAGGAAGAAGGTCAccgaagacgatgaggactATGTCAACAGCTTCCAGCCGAAATCccttgatgaagatggcgtcAACAAGGTCATGGCCACTCTGATGCAGTGCAAGGAGAAGTGGATAGCTGTCAAGCTGCTTACCCGCCTTCAGGCCACAGAAGACGAGCAGCTTCGCCATAGAGTGGTGAGGATGCACGGCTACCAGATTCTCAAAACGACACTCAACTCGTACAAAGACGACACCAATGTCGTCCTGCAGGTTCTCGATATCCTCTACGACCTGCCGCGcatcaccaagaacaagatcGCCGACTCTAACATCGAGGCAGCCATCCAGCCCCTGACCACTTCGACTCATGAAGAGGTCGCCTTCCAGGCCAACAGACTGCTCGAGGAATGGAGTAAGCTCTCGACAGCGTACCGTATTCCTCGCAAGGAAAAGGATGCCGCAGCTCATGCGACTTCTAACCCATTTGAGGAGCGTCGCAACATGGATCGCGACGAGCCTCACAAGCACGCCAACAACTCCCTGGTCAACCTGAACATTCCGACGGGCCCGCGCAATAAGGTACCGCAAAGGAACGTCGGTTTCTTCAATGGCCAACGTCCACCACGGAAGCTGCCCAGCAATCTGCCCGAGGGCTGGCACGTCACTACTGACAACACAGGCCGGTATTACTTTTACGATGTCAATGGCAAAGTCCAGTGGCAGCGGCCCACCGCGCCGGCGGTTTCTACTCCCAAAACTTCGACCAAAGCCCAGCAGGGCCAGAAGGCGGTGCAGGATATCATTGACAGCTTGACTAAGGAGATCACGCCAAGACATTCGGCCACACATACCCCCCAGCGGTCTAGCACCCCGACCACCGAACCCAAGAAAGAGAAGTGGCGTTCTCTCCCAATCGAGAAACAGATGAAGATCTACGAGAACACC CTTTTCCCTCACGTCAAGTACGTGGTCGAGAAATTCCACGGCAAGCTCCCCAAGGAGGACCTTAAGAAGTTTGCCCGCGAAGTCAACAAGAAGCTAGTCTCTTCCGATTACAAGAACAACCGCGTTGAGGACCCCACTCATATCTCCTCcaaacaagagaaaaaggtcAAGAAGTACGTCCGTGACTTTTTTGACCGCGCCGTTGTCAAATATAAGGAACAGCAAAAAGCCAAGGGCAACAACAAATCTACCGACTCGGACAAGCCCTCGGCTTCGTTAAATGACCTGGGAGACATCTCTGCCCCGACACCGGTCCAAGACGACATTACACCCCTTTCTCAACCTAGCTCCCCTAGCTCCCCCGTTGGTGGTCGCAAAAGGAAGcgcgacgatgatgatgatgatgatgttgaaggcgaggaggCTTCTCAGTCACCGCAGGATGATAACATGTCGGAGACGCCTTCGGTGAAGCggctcaaggaggaggaggatggggatgggaacaTGATACCTagtcctccgccgccgccgccgccgccggtggaTACGCCCCTTAGTGAGGAGCAGCGGGCCAtgcgggagcaggaggaggagctgaggagggagaacGAGGAGGCgcagaggatggaggaggagaatatTCAGAATAATAACCACAAGAACGGACAGCATATGGATGTTGATatggaggaggctggtggtgatgatgataagcCGCTTGAGCATAGGGAACAGAGGGGAGCACAGGAGGTCATGAGCCACTAG